A genomic region of Candidatus Saccharimonadia bacterium contains the following coding sequences:
- a CDS encoding IS701 family transposase: protein MIHGWSAFGGPAMVGTTSDWEDELGRWLEPFLERLGHRSRQRMCPLYVAGLIGPGDRKSVQPMAERLAPGDYDQLHHFVAAGVWKEAPLETELLIQADKLVGGSDAVLVIDDTSMPKKGKHSVGVAAQYASALGKTANCQTLVSLTLARGEVPVTVALRLFLPESWTSDRARLKRAGVPAEHRTARTKPEIALAEIDHMIAAGVRFGCVLADAGYGLSAPFRQGLTARSLAWAVGIPRHLKVYPVGVRLIWPIAGRGRPRQRHVPNILSMAAEDMLADARWQNISWRTGTKGKLKARFAAVRVRTADGPPQRIRDKGQQHLPGDEAWLIGEHRPSGEKKYYLANLPAKTGLRMLAAIIKARWICEQAHQQLKEELGLDHFEGRSWQGLHRHALMTMIAYAFLQHRRLIRAKREKKNQRTTTSAKLASRAPRYRRSHHATASALPELPTMGPRGIAA from the coding sequence ATGATTCATGGGTGGTCGGCATTTGGAGGGCCGGCCATGGTGGGAACAACGTCGGATTGGGAAGACGAGCTTGGGCGCTGGCTCGAGCCGTTCCTGGAGCGCTTGGGTCACAGGTCACGGCAGCGAATGTGTCCACTTTACGTGGCGGGGCTGATCGGACCGGGTGATCGCAAGAGCGTTCAGCCAATGGCAGAGCGTCTTGCGCCGGGTGACTATGATCAACTGCACCATTTTGTTGCTGCTGGCGTCTGGAAGGAGGCTCCGCTGGAGACAGAACTTCTCATCCAGGCTGATAAGCTCGTCGGCGGCAGCGATGCGGTGTTGGTGATCGACGATACGTCGATGCCGAAGAAAGGCAAGCACTCGGTCGGTGTCGCTGCGCAATATGCTTCGGCATTGGGCAAGACGGCCAATTGCCAGACGCTGGTGTCACTGACGCTGGCGCGCGGCGAGGTGCCGGTGACGGTAGCGCTGCGCCTTTTCCTCCCCGAGAGCTGGACGAGCGATCGAGCACGTTTGAAGCGGGCTGGCGTTCCGGCCGAACATCGAACGGCACGGACGAAGCCGGAGATAGCGCTCGCCGAGATCGATCACATGATCGCAGCCGGTGTCCGCTTCGGCTGTGTGCTGGCAGATGCCGGTTACGGGCTGAGCGCGCCATTCCGGCAGGGACTCACGGCGCGCAGTCTGGCCTGGGCCGTTGGTATCCCGCGTCACCTCAAGGTGTACCCTGTCGGCGTGCGGCTCATCTGGCCCATTGCCGGGCGCGGTCGTCCTCGTCAGCGGCACGTCCCGAACATTCTATCGATGGCAGCCGAAGATATGCTCGCTGATGCCAGGTGGCAGAACATCAGCTGGCGCACCGGCACGAAGGGAAAGCTCAAAGCCCGCTTTGCGGCTGTGCGTGTGCGCACGGCCGACGGACCACCGCAGCGGATCAGGGACAAGGGTCAGCAACATCTGCCGGGGGACGAGGCCTGGCTCATCGGCGAACACCGCCCTTCGGGAGAGAAGAAATACTATCTTGCCAACCTGCCCGCTAAGACGGGCCTGCGCATGCTCGCCGCCATCATCAAGGCTCGATGGATTTGTGAGCAGGCGCATCAGCAATTAAAAGAAGAACTCGGCCTCGACCATTTCGAGGGACGCTCCTGGCAAGGCCTTCACCGTCACGCCCTCATGACAATGATCGCTTACGCCTTCCTTCAGCATCGTCGCCTCATCCGAGCGAAGCGGGAAAAAAAGAATCAACGGACCACCACCTCAGCCAAGCTTGCCAGCCGTGCGCCACGCTATCGTCGATCTCATCATGCGACCGCTTCAGCGCTGCCCGAACTGCCGACAATGGGTCCGCGCGGGATTGCGGCGTAA
- a CDS encoding phosphatase PAP2 family protein, whose product MERPARVLTWAADEHVLGVIAGGLWLAARAGNDRERRQTDHLALSMVVTAILPHLLKRLIDQKRPDRCMVHGPRRGIPRSGKPYDAFPSGHAMHVGAVASAVSWAYPKSAPVAWALGGLIAATRIVILAHWTTDVLAGLAMGALVERRLRPLSKSADRADIEARPTRACTPAQPQRIESSRAAMGQS is encoded by the coding sequence GTGGAACGGCCAGCTCGGGTGCTGACCTGGGCCGCCGATGAGCACGTCCTTGGTGTGATCGCGGGAGGGCTATGGTTAGCTGCGCGCGCGGGCAACGATCGTGAGCGCCGCCAAACCGATCATCTGGCTCTGAGCATGGTAGTGACCGCCATCCTGCCTCATCTGCTGAAGCGGCTCATCGACCAGAAACGGCCGGATCGATGCATGGTTCATGGGCCGCGACGGGGCATACCTCGTTCGGGCAAGCCCTACGATGCTTTTCCGTCGGGGCATGCCATGCATGTAGGCGCGGTCGCTTCCGCCGTCTCCTGGGCCTATCCAAAGTCCGCGCCGGTCGCTTGGGCACTTGGCGGCCTCATTGCAGCAACACGTATCGTTATTCTGGCGCACTGGACGACCGACGTGCTCGCGGGCCTGGCCATGGGTGCCCTGGTGGAACGGCGTCTGCGGCCGCTGTCCAAAAGCGCGGACCGGGCGGACATCGAGGCGCGCCCCACGCGCGCGTGTACTCCCGCACAGCCGCAACGGATCGAGTCATCCCGTGCCGCCATGGGACAGTCATGA